A region of Penaeus chinensis breed Huanghai No. 1 chromosome 38, ASM1920278v2, whole genome shotgun sequence DNA encodes the following proteins:
- the LOC125046060 gene encoding glycosyltransferase 8 domain-containing protein 1-like: protein MAHVRLKLCVVILGICWSLLLVYVMSSLKWQPGDINAAQHMAQAGEKANIPMARAAKSKMLIKEILDAIKLSNNNKTKSINTTSLRDLVVPTKRNETKKSGSAINVVVSGDEETLLGVMAVINSVVANTKSAVHFYVTLPKIVIPDFRKWILKTKLHKINYTLRPHSPEMPKGKPHFAKIYLFSIFPELEGKFVYLDSDVIVQGNIKELNNVPLDENHLGAFSEDCTSVSKRFNMAKPRYSTHINLQHPKLKGNKIKPIACTFNTNVFVANMTKWKVENVTMQLLDWVMSSSRRQPIYGQEPETDEAEAAMLIVLYHKTVQLPHLWHVGDLGVTAGASYSRDFIATAKLLHWNGHFKPWARRAAFIEVWMKYYIPDPDKKYKPIRKYL, encoded by the exons ATGGCGCACGTGAGACTAAAATTGT GTGTGGTAATACTGGGCATTTGCTGGTCATTACTGCTGGTGTATGTGATGTCCTCCTTGAAATGGCAACCAGGAGATATTAATGCTGCTCAGCACATGGCACAAGCAGGGGAAAAGGCAAACATTCCCATGGCAAGAGCTGCAAAAAGTAAA ATGTTGATCAAGGAGATATTAGATGCAATAAAGTtaagcaataacaacaagacaAAAAGCATTAATACAACATCACTGAGAGACCTAGTTgtacccactaaaaggaatgaaacaaaaaaatcag GATCTGCCATTAATGTGGTAGTTTCAGGGGATGAAGAGACCTTACTGGGAGTAATGGCAGTGATCAACAGCGTCGTTGCAAATACAAAGTCCGCTGTCCACTTTTATGTCACTCTGCCAAAGATTGTTATTCCGGACTTCAG gaAATGGATACTGAAAACAAAACTCCACAAAATAAACTACACCCTCCGGCCGCATTCGCCAGAAATGCCAAAAGGGAAGCCGCACTTTGCCAAGATCTATCTCTTCTCGATATTCCCCGAATTGGAGGGCAAATTTGTGTACCTGGACTCCGATGTTATTGTACAGG GTAACATTAAGGAGCTGAATAATGTCCCGTTGGATGAGAATCACCTCGGAGCCTTCTCTGAGGATTGCACTTCAGTATCCAAGCGCTTCAACATGGCAAAACCACGCTACTCAACGCATATAAACCTCCAACACCCAAAACTCAAAGGAAACAAAATCAAACCTATAGCATGCACATTCAACACCAATGTGTTTGTAGCTAATATGACCAAGTGGAAGGTAGAAAATGTTACCATGCAGTTGTTGGATTGGGTGATGAGTAGTAGTAGAAG ACAACCTATCTATGGACAGGAACCTGAAACGGATGAAGCAGAAGCAGCAATGTTAATTGTCCTTTATCACAAGACAGTTCAGTTACCACATCTTTGGCATGTCGGTGACTTGG GTGTTACAGCAGGAGCCAGTTACTCCAGAGACTTTATTGCCACAGCTAAATTGCTACACTGGAATGGCCACTTCAAGCCCTGGGCTCGAAGAGCAGCATTTATTGAGGTGTGGATGAAATACTACATACCTGACCCAGACAAGAAATATAAGCCAATTCGGAAATACCTGTAG